One Haloterrigena salifodinae DNA window includes the following coding sequences:
- a CDS encoding carboxylate--amine ligase, which produces MDRHDDDAGVLIPGIDAPSTVACLRSLRPRGIRTIVGSESSTTPASRSTYCDEFVELPDPADDLSAYGDALLAVAERSDVRTIIPVREEDVYVLADRKAAFADVVDTNWPDFETLRRVQDRVELFAAADAADVAVPETALLDQWTDWDQETIVKPRYTVAAPAYLDPSADEIEIGSTEYQQPGTPPDLQTVVERRGHVPLVQERIPDSREFGFFALYDRGDPVATFQHCQRRGWEYCGGPSAYRESVYDPDLEAAGRALLDELEWHGLAMVEFLRDPVDDEYKLMEINPRFWSSLPFSVRAGADFPRYYWKQAIGEPVASDDTYEVGIGGHLLRGELSYLHSVATKEYPMVERPSLTGEMRDVATSLVSQPRFDYAVADDPLPFVRDGINLVEAYRESRSTSDSAADSSEADDRDPTDVPPQSTRSHGASPSQTSQGLDD; this is translated from the coding sequence ATGGATCGACACGACGACGATGCGGGCGTCCTGATACCCGGCATCGATGCACCGAGTACCGTCGCCTGTCTCCGTTCGCTGCGACCGCGCGGCATCCGTACGATCGTCGGTTCCGAGTCGTCGACGACGCCGGCGTCCCGATCGACGTACTGCGACGAGTTCGTCGAGTTGCCGGATCCGGCCGACGATCTGTCCGCCTACGGTGACGCGTTGCTCGCGGTCGCCGAGCGGTCGGACGTCCGAACGATCATCCCGGTCCGCGAGGAGGACGTCTACGTCCTCGCCGATCGCAAGGCGGCGTTCGCCGACGTGGTCGACACGAACTGGCCCGATTTCGAAACGCTCCGACGGGTTCAGGACCGCGTCGAACTCTTTGCCGCCGCCGACGCGGCCGACGTGGCGGTCCCGGAGACCGCGCTGCTCGATCAGTGGACCGACTGGGACCAGGAAACGATCGTAAAGCCCCGATACACGGTCGCCGCGCCCGCCTATCTCGATCCGAGCGCCGACGAGATCGAGATCGGCTCGACGGAATACCAGCAGCCGGGGACGCCGCCGGACCTCCAGACCGTCGTCGAGCGCCGCGGGCACGTCCCGTTGGTCCAGGAACGGATCCCCGACTCCCGCGAATTCGGCTTCTTCGCCCTCTACGACCGCGGCGACCCGGTCGCCACCTTCCAGCACTGCCAGCGCCGCGGCTGGGAGTACTGTGGCGGCCCCAGCGCCTACCGCGAGTCGGTGTACGATCCGGACCTCGAGGCGGCCGGCCGAGCGCTGCTGGACGAACTCGAGTGGCACGGCCTCGCGATGGTCGAGTTCCTTCGGGACCCCGTCGACGATGAGTACAAGCTCATGGAGATCAACCCGCGCTTCTGGTCGTCGCTGCCATTTTCCGTCCGCGCGGGCGCGGACTTCCCCCGCTACTACTGGAAGCAGGCCATCGGCGAACCGGTCGCGTCCGACGACACCTACGAGGTCGGGATCGGCGGCCACCTGCTCCGGGGGGAGCTCAGCTATCTCCACAGCGTGGCGACCAAGGAGTACCCGATGGTCGAACGCCCGTCGCTCACGGGCGAGATGCGCGACGTCGCGACGTCGCTCGTCAGTCAGCCGCGGTTCGACTACGCGGTAGCCGACGATCCGCTGCCGTTCGTCCGGGACGGCATCAATCTGGTCGAAGCGTACCGCGAGAGTCGATCAACGTCGGATTCGGCCGCCGACTCGAGCGAGGCCGATGACCGCGATCCGACGGACGTACCGCCACAATCGACGCGTTCGCACGGGGCGTCGCCGTCGCAGACGTCCCAGGGACTCGACGACTGA
- the sppA gene encoding signal peptide peptidase SppA: MIGSERIDRLLIVVVGVVAFAAAGFALFVVYPDSLAELLGVLVALAVVALGVRFSSNIAASLYPDYDVAEVAVEGPITRDGGGGSLPSSPRGTPADDIVDQIDRADEDDSVDALLLKLNTPGGEVVPSDDIRLAAARFDGPTIAYATDVCASGGYWIASGCDELWAREGSIVGSIGVIGSRVNASDLAERVGLSYERFAAGDYKDAGTPLKEMDEDERAYLQGLIDDYYDTFVERVSDGRDLDAEFVRDTEARIYLGEQAHDLELVDRLGTRREIEDELADRLERDEISVEEFEPERPLMARIGTGAQQVAYAFGAGISGLAEDREFRLRT, from the coding sequence GTGATCGGTAGCGAACGGATCGACCGACTGCTGATCGTCGTCGTCGGCGTCGTCGCCTTCGCCGCGGCCGGGTTCGCGCTGTTCGTCGTCTATCCGGACTCGCTGGCGGAGCTACTCGGCGTGCTCGTCGCGCTCGCGGTCGTGGCGCTCGGCGTTCGCTTCTCGAGCAATATCGCCGCGTCGCTGTACCCCGACTACGACGTCGCCGAGGTCGCCGTCGAGGGTCCCATCACGCGCGACGGCGGCGGCGGGTCGCTCCCCTCGAGTCCGCGGGGGACGCCGGCCGACGACATCGTCGACCAGATCGATCGGGCCGACGAGGACGACAGCGTCGACGCTCTCCTATTGAAGCTGAACACGCCGGGCGGCGAGGTCGTCCCCAGCGACGACATCCGACTGGCGGCCGCGCGGTTCGACGGGCCGACGATCGCCTACGCAACCGACGTCTGCGCCAGCGGCGGCTACTGGATCGCCAGCGGCTGCGACGAACTCTGGGCTCGCGAGGGCTCGATCGTCGGCTCGATCGGCGTCATCGGCTCCCGGGTCAACGCCAGCGACCTCGCCGAGAGGGTCGGCCTCTCCTACGAGCGGTTCGCCGCCGGCGATTACAAGGACGCCGGCACCCCTCTGAAGGAGATGGACGAAGACGAACGCGCGTACCTGCAGGGGCTGATCGACGACTACTATGACACGTTCGTCGAGCGGGTCAGCGACGGCCGCGACCTCGACGCGGAGTTCGTCCGCGACACCGAGGCGCGAATCTATCTCGGCGAACAGGCCCACGACCTGGAGCTCGTCGATCGCCTCGGCACCCGCCGAGAGATCGAGGACGAACTGGCCGATCGCCTCGAGCGCGACGAGATCAGCGTCGAGGAGTTCGAGCCCGAACGGCCGCTGATGGCCCGCATCGGCACCGGCGCACAGCAAGTAGCCTACGCCTTCGGGGCCGGCATCTCGGGGCTCGCCGAGGACCGGGAGTTCCGCCTGCGGACCTGA
- a CDS encoding DUF373 family protein, producing the protein MTTLVVCLDRTDDVGRKTGLRSPVVGWEAIRALVTDVGLADPEDSGVNSLLETLRVAQNLRDENEEVVVAVVSGDRESMVSADRAVATQLDELVAEYDPDSAVVVIDSAEDERLVPIVESRVRVDSVDRVVVRQARDIESTYYLLKQFLADEELRQTVLVPIGLTLLVFPMLASFVGPAEGAAAITTVIGVFLLYKGFNIDERVTRVAHQVRESLYSGQVSVVTYVVAAGLTFVGVFAGALGVSTLEDTPGVVVPAMQFAFNSVPWLAMAALTASAGRLLDEAIGDGPIRSSYLNLPFIVIAVGLVVRGFSAYFLEQQRVIDPFVVPAYELGVISNEQFVVSAGERLALFVVTGIVVSLVGAHVASYFSASREEGELADGGPESPRTGETVSDPSADADSTSELTDGGPPTTPTDAADADHGAAPQSGSESATDSSSSTDADSAE; encoded by the coding sequence GTGACAACGCTGGTCGTCTGTCTCGACCGGACCGACGACGTCGGTCGCAAGACCGGACTGCGCTCTCCAGTCGTGGGCTGGGAGGCGATCCGCGCGCTCGTGACCGACGTTGGACTGGCGGATCCGGAAGATTCGGGAGTCAACTCCCTGCTCGAGACGTTGCGCGTCGCCCAAAACCTCCGCGACGAGAACGAGGAGGTCGTCGTCGCGGTCGTCTCGGGCGACCGGGAGTCGATGGTCTCGGCGGACAGAGCCGTCGCGACGCAACTGGACGAACTCGTTGCCGAGTACGATCCCGACTCCGCGGTCGTCGTCATCGACAGCGCGGAGGACGAGCGACTGGTTCCGATCGTCGAGAGCCGGGTCCGGGTCGATTCGGTCGACCGCGTCGTCGTCCGTCAGGCCCGGGATATCGAGTCGACTTACTACCTGCTCAAGCAGTTCCTCGCCGACGAGGAACTGCGTCAGACCGTCCTCGTACCGATCGGGTTGACGCTGCTGGTCTTCCCGATGCTCGCGAGTTTCGTCGGTCCCGCGGAGGGCGCCGCCGCGATCACGACCGTCATCGGCGTTTTCCTGCTCTACAAGGGGTTCAATATCGACGAGCGGGTGACGAGAGTCGCCCATCAGGTGCGCGAATCACTGTACTCCGGCCAGGTCTCGGTCGTCACCTACGTCGTTGCCGCGGGGCTGACCTTCGTGGGCGTCTTCGCCGGCGCGTTAGGCGTCTCGACGCTCGAGGATACCCCCGGCGTCGTGGTGCCGGCGATGCAGTTCGCCTTCAACAGCGTCCCCTGGCTTGCGATGGCCGCGCTGACGGCCAGCGCCGGCCGCCTGCTCGACGAGGCCATCGGCGACGGACCGATCCGCAGTTCGTATCTCAATCTCCCCTTTATCGTTATCGCCGTCGGGCTGGTCGTCCGGGGCTTCTCGGCGTACTTCCTCGAGCAACAGCGCGTGATCGACCCGTTCGTGGTGCCGGCCTACGAGCTCGGCGTTATTTCGAACGAGCAGTTCGTGGTGTCGGCCGGCGAACGGCTCGCGCTGTTCGTCGTGACCGGGATCGTGGTTAGTCTCGTCGGCGCGCACGTCGCGTCGTACTTCAGCGCCAGTCGAGAGGAGGGCGAGCTTGCCGACGGCGGCCCCGAGTCCCCACGGACGGGCGAGACGGTGTCGGATCCGTCCGCGGACGCCGACTCGACGTCGGAACTCACCGACGGCGGGCCGCCGACGACCCCGACG